Proteins co-encoded in one Plectropomus leopardus isolate mb chromosome 14, YSFRI_Pleo_2.0, whole genome shotgun sequence genomic window:
- the tmem63c gene encoding calcium permeable stress-gated cation channel 1: MAHSELFVTRAPSVEGKGVELDVLSFLDSLGDENSTAERCYRSHSRSSVLQGLPFGGVPTVLAINVVLWMFLLLIFSCLRKAAWDYGRLALLMENDSLTSLFYGEPSEKEKSPSESSPSDSETKDMGFCSWLSSLYHMKDEEIRSKCGIDAVTYLSFQRHIILLMAVVCLLSLAVILPVNFSGNLLGDSPENFGRTTLANVSAKDSFLWLHSIFALVYFIITSLCMAHHLIRLEYREDEKVARTLMITSIPREISDPGLITKHFHEAYPSCTVTDIRFCFDVHKLMRLDLERRKAMKGRLYFATKAQKEGKIMIKTHPCAQIFCCDICGFEKVDAEQYYSELEEKRTDEFNAEKNRISMKRLGIAFVTFRDERMTAVIVKDYSCVRCRRRPQQSSITTVVQSHKWGVSYAPAPSDIIWENLSVCGSRWWLRCVLLNILLFLLLFFLTTPAIIVNTMDKFNVTRPVDSLRSPVITQFFPTLLLWAFSVLLPFIVYYSAFFESHWTRSGENQVTMHKCFFLLVFMVIILPSLGLSSLDLFFTWLFDVHFLDEKEVKFQCVFLPDNGAFFVNYVITSSLIGTSMELLRIPALTVYAVRLCFAKSQAERIHVKRSQAYEFQFGLEYAWTMCIFAVSMTYSITCPIITPFGLLYVILKHMVDRYNIYYAYVPTKLSQRIHRAAINQVILAPILCMFWLLFFSTLRLGPVHPITLFTLVSLLSCIAFSLFRLCLRKQPDKSTSYQMSDQPAEGIFVDGDRTTVTSTTASNLFVASVLLEPELALTPMPSPAHHSYGAMASSQSSVHGPAEEEECEEDHAQTHETELQDPPDPCCSSPLMDSPMGFH; this comes from the exons ATGGCGCACTCTGAGCTGTTTGTGACGAGAGCTCCCTCTGTGGAGGGGAAAGGTGTTGAGCTGGATGTCCTGAGTTTTCTGGACTCTTTAGGGGATGAGAACAGTACTGCAGAGAGATGCTACCGCTCACACTCCCGCAGCAGCGTCCTCCAGGGTCTGCCGTTTGGAGGGGTGCCTACAGTCCTCGCCATCAATGTCGTGCTCTGGATG TTCCTGTTGCTCATCTTCTCCTGCCTGAGGAAGGCTGCATGGGACTACGGCCGCCTGGCTCTGCTGATGGAGAATGACAG TCTCACATCCCTGTTTTATGGAGAACCAAGTGAGAAAGAAAAGTCCCCGTCAGAATCCAGCCCCTCTGACTCTGAGACCAAGGACAtg GGCTTCTGCTCGTGGCTCTCATCACTTTACCATATGAA GGATGAGGAGATCCGTAGCAAATGCGGCATCGACGCCGTCACATACCTGTCCTTCCAGCGCCACATCATCCTGCTCATGGCGGTGGTTTGCCTGCTGTCTTTGGCTGTAATCCTGCCGGTCAACTTTTCCGGGAACCTCCTGG GAGACAGTCCTGAAAACTTTGGAAGAACAACACTGGCTAATGTTAGTGCAAA GGACAGCTTTCTGTGGCTCCACAGCATCTTTGCTCTGGTCTACTTCATCATAACATCGCTGTGTATGGCTCACCATCTGATCCGGCTGGAGTACAGAGAAGATGAGAAG GTAGCCAGGACGCTGATGATAACCTCCATACCAAGAGAGATCTCTGACCCAGGACTCATCACCAAACACTTCCA TGAGGCCTACCCCAGCTGTACTGTCACTGATATCCGTTTCTGCTTTGATGTTCACAAGCTGATGAGGCTGGACCTCGAGAG gcgtAAGGCAATGAAAGGCAGGCTCTATTTTGCCACAAAGGCCCAAAAGGAGGGGAAGATCATGATCAAGACCCATCCATGTGCTCAGATATTCTGCTGCGACATCTGTGGCTTCGAAAAG GTGGATGCAGAACAGTACTACAGCGAGTTAGAAGAAAAACGCACAGACGAGTTTAATGCCGAGAAGAACCGCATCTCCATGAAGAGGCTGGGCATCGCCTTTGTGACTTTTCGTGATGAGAGGATGACTGCTGT catTGTGAAGGACTACAGCTGTGTACGCTGCCGTCGTAGACCTCAACAGTCCAGCATCACCACTGTGGTGCAGTCGCACAAATGGGGGGTCAGCTATGCACCTGCTCCTAGTGACATCATCTG GGAGAACCTGTCGGTGTGCGGATCTCGCTGGTGGCTCCGCTGTGTCCTCCTcaacatcctcctcttcctgctgctcTTCTTCCTCACCACCCCCGCCATCATTGTCAACACCATGGACAAGTTCAACGTCACAAGGCCCGTGGACAGTCTGCGG AGCCCCGTCATTACCCAGTTCTTCCCAACCCTCCTGCTGTGGGCGTTCTCGGTGCTCCTGCCCTTCATCGTCTACTACTCAGCCTTTTTTGAGTCCCACTGGACCAG ATCTGGTGAGAACCAAGTGACGATGCACAAGTGCTTTTTCCTGTTGGTCTTCATGGTCATCATCCTGCCCTCACTTGGTCTGTCCAG TCTGGACCTGTTCTTCACATGGCTCTTTGATGTACACTTCTTGGATGAAAAGGAGGTCAAATTCCA gtgtgtgtttctgcctgACAACGGTGCATTCTTTGTAAACTATGTGATCACGTCCAGTCTGATTGGCACATCTATGGAGCTGCTTCGTATCCCAGCGCTGACGGTGTACGCAGTCCGCCTCTGCTTCGCTAAGTCCCAAGCCGAACGCATTCATGTCAAACGG AGTCAGGCCTATGAGTTCCAGTTTGGCCTGGAGTACGCCTGGACCATGTGTATCTTTGCAGTCAGTATGACCTACAGCATCACATGTCCTATTATTACGCCCTTTG GTCTGCTCTATGTGATTCTGAAGCACATGGTTGACCGATATAACATCTACTATGCATACGTTCCCACCAAACTCAGCCAGCGGATCCACAGAGCAGCCATCAACCAGGTCATCCTGGCTCCCATCCTCTGCATGTTCTGGCTGCTCTTCTTCTCTACGCTCAGATTAG GTCCAGTGCATCCCATCACCCTCTTCACCTTAGTGTCCCTGCTGTCCTGTATTGCCTTTTCCCTCTTCCGCTTGTGCCTTAGGAAGCAGCCAGACAAGTCAACGAGCTACCAG atgTCTGATCAGCCAGCAGAGGGGATATTTGTTGATGGAGACAGGACGACTGTAACATCCACCACCGCCTCCAAT CTGTTTGTGGCATCCGTGCTGCTGGAGCCAGAGCTGGCTTTGACTCCCATGCCCTCCCCAGCCCACCACAGCTACGGGGCCATGGCCAGCTCCCAGAGTTCAGTCCATGGCCCAGCGGAGGAAGAGGAGTGCGAGGAAGACCACGCCCAAACTCATGAGACTGAGCTCCAAGACCCCCCGGACCCTTGCTGCTCCAGCCCTCTCATGGACAGCCCCATGGGCTTCCACTAA